The window ggcacggagaaataggggttatgatggaagacggcgaagaagaagaggacgatgacaactatgtgccccctgaatacggtgatgctgcaaccggggaagctgctgaagatcaagaggaaccagacaatgtgcccaatgatgctgcaacgggggaagctgctgaagatcaagaggaatcagtgcccgatgatgatgatctccgccgggtcattgtcaatccaaggacgcaatgcgaaagtcaaaaggagaagctgaagttcgatcgcatgttagaggatcacaaaaaagggttgtaccccaattgcgaagatggcaacacaaagctcggtaccgtactggaattgctgcagtggaaggcagagaatgctttGCTTGACAAAGGACTTGAGAAGCtcttgaaaatattgaagaagaagcttccaaaggataacgaaatgcccgacagtacatacgcagcaaagaaggtcgtatgccctctaggattggaggtgcagaagatacatgcatgccctaatgactgcatcctctaccgcggtgcgtacaaggatctgaacgcatgcccggtatgcggtgcattgcggtataagatcagacgagatgaacctggtgatgttgacggcgagccccccaggaagagggttcctgcgaaggtgatgtggtatgctcctataataccacggttgaaacgtctgttcagaaacgaagagcatgccaagttgatgcgatggcaaagcgaggaccgtaagaaagacgggaagttgagagcacccgctgacgggtcgcagtggagaaaaatcgagagaaagtactgggctgagtttgcagctgacccaaggaacgtatggtttggtttaagcgcggatggcattaatcctttcggggagcagagcagcagtcacaacacctggcccgtgactctatgtatgtataaccttcctccttggatgtgcatgaagcggaagttcattatgatgccatttctcatccaaggccctaagcaacccggcaacgacattgatgtgtacctaaggccattagttgaagaacttttacagctgtggaatggaaacggtgtacgtacgtgggatgagcacaaacaggagaaatttaacctgcacgcgttgctgtttgtaaccatcaatgactggcccgctctcagtaacctttcaggacagacagacaagggataccacgcatgcacgcactatttagatgacactgaaagtatatacctggacaaatgcaggaagaatgtgtacctgggccatcgtcgatttcttccgaccaaccatcaatgtcgaaagaaaggcaagcatttcaaaggcgaggcagatcaccggaagaagcccgccatgcgtaccggtgatcatgtacttgctatggtcaatgatttacacgtaatctttggaaagggtcccggcggactagctgttccgaatgacgctgagggacacgcacccatgtcgaagaagaaatctatattttgggacctaccctactggaaagagctagaggtccgctcttcaatcgacgtgatgcacgtgacgaagaacctttgcgtgaacctgctaggcttcttgggcgtgtatgggaagacaaaagatgcacctgaggcacgggaggacctgcaacgtttgcacgaaaaagatggcatgcctccgaagcagtatgaaggtcctgccagctacgctcttacgaaagaagagaaagaaatcttctttgaatgcctgctcagtatgaaggtcccgactggcttctcgtcgaatataaagggaataataagtatgccagagaaaaagttccagaacctaaagtctcatgactgccacgtgattatgacgcaactgcttccggttgcattgagggggcttctaccggaaaacgtccgattagccattgtgaagctatgtgcattcctcaatgcaatctctcagaaggtgatcgatccagaaatcataccaaggctaaggagtgttgtggcgcaatgtcttgtcagtttcgagctggtgttcccaccatccttcttcaatatcatgacgcacgtcctagttcatctagtcgatgagattgtcattctggggcccgtatatctacacaatatgttcccctttgagaggttcatgggattcctaaagaaatatgtctgtaaccgcgctaggccagaaggaagcatctccatgggccatcaaacagaggatgtcattgggttttgtgttgacttcattcctggccttaagaagataggtctccctaaatcgcggtatgaggggagactgactggaaaaggcacgcttggaggggactcaataatatgcagggacggatattcttggtctcaagcacactacacagttctacagaactctaccttggtgaccccgtatgtcgatgaacacaagaacagtctgcgctccaaacacccggagcagtgcgacgactggattacatgtgaacacatcaggactttcagcagttggttggaaacacgtctcagaggtgacaacactgtttgtgatgagctgtactcgttgtccaggggaccatctttgactgtattgacttacaaaggatacgagataaatgggaatacattttacacgatcgcccaagatcaaaagagcaccaaccaaaacagcggtgtccgctttgatgcagcaaccgagaggggaaaggacacatattatggttacatagtggacatatgggaacttgactacggacatgattttaaggtccctttgtttaagtgcaaatgggtcaatctgtcaggaggcggggtacaggtagacccacagtacggaatgacaacagtggatctgaacaatcttgggtacactgacgaaccgttcgtcctagccaatgatgtggcacaggttatctatgtgaaggacatgtctaccagaccgagaaaaagaaaagataaggaagtgaatacatcatacgatgagccaaagcgccacatagttctttcaggaaaaagggacatcgtgggagtggagggcaagacagacatgtctgaagataaTGAacagtttcatgaaattcctcccttcaaagtcaaggctgatccaagcatcctgataaacgatgaagattatccatggttacgacgcaacaagcaaaggacacaagcgaagaaaaagtgaagactttctctccacaactattatgatggtaccatgccaactttcaacctttttgtagttcatttgaaatgccctttgtaactgatgagttttcgttcgaaaccctgatacttcgaaagagattgtccattttgtacacgaagtgcatccagtttttgccgtaaccctctcaactttttagcacatgctatgtgggtgaaatgatgaaaccatgccaactttcaaccttttcagagttcatttgtagtgcctttcaatttcacagtcatatagctcatgaaaatcagtaaatgcatgaaaaataacaaatgaagtcagaaagggttgaaaattgatgatgtggctttgaatggtgcattttgaacacacaaaaagtctggatttcaaataagttcaaaaaaatgaaatccctttgtaactgatgagttttcgttcgaaaccctgatacttcggaagagattgtccattttgtacacgaagtgcatccagtttttgccgtaaccctatcagctttttagcacatgctatgtgggtgaaatgatgacaccatgccaacttttaaccttttccgagttcatttgtagtgcttttcaatttcacggtcatatagctcatgaaaatcagtaaatgcatgaaaaataacaaatgaagtcagaaagggttgaaaattgatgatgtggctttgaatggtgcattttgaacacacaaaaagtctggagttcaaataagttcaaaaaaatgaaatccctttgtaactgatgagttttcgttcgaaacactgatacttccatccggacgggacatgttacgaaggaatcctttgatgatcccattcatcctctcaaattacatcatgttgtgcaggaatgACGGCCCCAGGTCTATTATGTCATCCGCAATATGGACACATAGATGCACCAtcacgtcaaagaacgcgggcgagaagtacatctcaagctcattcagtatcacaacgatctcttcctgtagccttcggagctgcttcacactgatcgactttcgagagatgacgtcgaaaaagttgcagagaccaataagcgtgtcacggacgtgcttgtccattatccctctaagggcaacaggtagtatctgcgtcatcatcacattacagtcatgggacttcatccccctgaaccttttcttgtctgtgtctagatatctgcttatcttgccacagtaaccggaactaactttTACTCCGGTAAGGCACTCAAAGAAATGATCGATCTGAGCCTGACTTAAGGTGATGtaagaaggggggcaataatcctctttctttattttcttaCCCTTCTTCTCCCATGCCTCTGTCTTCGTCTCTGTCACGTCTGACATTTTACAGggcggcatgtgcagatcttccctgattttcaaatcttgcaagtattttcttgccttcggcccatccttggtcttatccggcatgttcatcagtgttgCGAGCAAGCTCTCAAAGACATTCTTAtagatatgcatttgatcaaggcaatgaggtgtatcgagtttgtgccagtactccaagtccgagaacacagacctcgtcttccataccttcagcagcggctccggcgcctttctcatcgtctttcccggcgtggggcactccttccagtttttcaacagctcatcaaTTTCAGCACCActccgcttacgtggaggtcctcgatactcagcgtgaccattgaatagatctccacggtttctccacgggtcgtcttgttcgagccatcttcgatgccccatgtaaaCGATTTTCCTAGACCCGCCATGTTTCCTTGACGTTAGCTGTCGAGACGaggtatcatccatgcaccgcatgcatccgcaatatccatggcacacctggcctccaaaatatccgtaaccgagatagtcccgcaccgtcgtgatcagcgcggctctcatgtagaaatacttgCCTCTGCTGGCGTCCCATGActtggccggtgttttccataacgtgtctaactcctcttgaagtagccccagatacaaattaatattatttcctggttgtttcggcccttgaataagcatgctcatgtgaatgtactttgacttcatgcacaaccaggggggaggttgtacatccatacaaacacgggccatgtgctattgttggtgttctggttgccaaacggattcatgccatcggtacacgcgccgagcacgatgttccttgctcACATTCGAAATACCGATAGAAGCTGTTCAACTCTCTCCATtggcttccatccttgacgtgtctcagcttcggatcatctccatcgtcgggcttcttcctctccgcgtgccagcgcattagctctgcttccttgggatctccaaaataccgctggagacggggagtgatcggtaagtaccatacaactttctggggacatttcttcccggccttcttgtatcgagaagcattgcacaccggacaacttgttttttccgcgtgctccttcTGATAAATTATGCAAttgttgatgc is drawn from Aegilops tauschii subsp. strangulata cultivar AL8/78 chromosome 1, Aet v6.0, whole genome shotgun sequence and contains these coding sequences:
- the LOC141026915 gene encoding uncharacterized protein, with translation MNRQWMYGDRHTSEYIKGVHDFLEVAEANKQNGFMCCPCPTCGNTKSYSDRKIIHTHLLYQGFMPHYNVWTRHGEIGVMMEDGEEEEDDDNYVPPEYGDAATGEAAEDQEEPDNVPNDAATGEAAEDQEEQCESQKEKLKFDRMLEDHKKGLYPNCEDGNTKLGTVLELLQWKAENALLDKGLEKLLKILKKKLPKDNEMPDSTYAAKKVVCPLGLEVQKIHACPNDCILYRGAYKDLNACPVCGALRYKIRRDEPGDVDGEPPRKRVPAKVMWYAPIIPRLKRLFRNEEHAKLMRWQSEDRKKDGKLRAPADGSQWRKIERKYWAEFAADPRNVWFGLSADGINPFGEQSSSPKQPGNDIDVYLRPLVEELLQLWNGNGVRTWDEHKQEKFNLHALLFVTINDWPALSNLSGQTDKGYHACTHYLDDTESIYLDKCRKNVYLGHRRFLPTNHQCRKKGKHFKGEADHRKKPAMRTGDHVLAMVNDLHVIFGKGPGGLAVPNDAEGHAPMSKKKSIFWDLPYWKELEVRSSIDYEGPASYALTKEEKEIFFECLLSMKVPTGFSSNIKGIISMPEKKFQNLKSHDCHVIMTQLLPVALRGLLPENVRLAIVKLCAFLNAISQKVIDPEIIPRLRSVVAQCLVSFELVFPPSFFNIMTHVLVHLVDEIVILGPVYLHNMFPFERFMGFLKKYVCNRARPEGSISMGHQTEDVIGFCVDFIPGLKKIGLPKSRYEGRLTGKGTLGGDSIICRDGYSWSQAHYTVLQNSTLVTPYVDEHKNSLRSKHPEQGPSLTVLTYKGYEINGNTFYTIAQDQKSTNQNSGVRFDAATERGKDTYYGYIVDIWELDYGHDFKVPLFKCKWVNLSGGGVQVDPQYGMTTVDLNNLGYTDEPFVLANDVAQVIYVKDMSTRPRKRKDKEVNTSYDEPKRHIVLSGKRDIVGVEGKTDMSEDNEQFHEIPPFKVKADPSILINDEDYPWLRRNKQRTQAKKK